One genomic window of Polyangium aurulentum includes the following:
- a CDS encoding mechanosensitive ion channel family protein, giving the protein MDRSVYWLRAAWHDFLAFLPDLLLGTVILVVGYVVARVLAAITRPLLHRIGFDRLIARLGIEERAQATRQGARWGASFVFWVTMLVAVMYAADAWRLDVVASGVAAILGYVPHLIGAAVIFGAALFFGNFVRDRIVEGPVTGDVSQRLLVAGAIRAGILALGAFMALRELQIAPQIVTLAFSLTLGAIALAAALAFGLGSRDVAGRVTRRWVDKRMPAGGAGETTTGSQIVEP; this is encoded by the coding sequence ATGGATCGGAGCGTGTACTGGCTGAGGGCCGCCTGGCATGATTTCCTGGCGTTTCTCCCGGATCTGCTGCTGGGGACCGTCATCCTGGTGGTCGGTTACGTCGTGGCGCGCGTCCTCGCCGCCATCACCCGGCCGCTGCTTCACCGGATCGGGTTCGATCGGCTGATCGCCCGGCTCGGCATCGAGGAGCGAGCGCAGGCGACGAGGCAGGGCGCGCGCTGGGGCGCGTCGTTCGTCTTCTGGGTGACGATGCTCGTCGCGGTGATGTACGCGGCGGACGCATGGCGCCTCGACGTCGTCGCGTCGGGCGTGGCCGCGATCCTCGGGTACGTCCCGCACCTCATCGGCGCGGCCGTGATCTTCGGCGCGGCGCTGTTCTTCGGCAATTTCGTGCGCGATCGGATCGTGGAGGGGCCGGTGACGGGCGACGTGTCGCAGCGGCTGCTCGTGGCGGGAGCGATCCGGGCAGGCATCCTCGCGCTCGGCGCGTTCATGGCGCTGCGCGAGCTGCAGATCGCGCCGCAGATCGTGACCCTGGCGTTCAGCCTGACGCTCGGCGCGATCGCGCTGGCGGCGGCGCTCGCCTTCGGTCTCGGCAGCCGTGACGTGGCGGGGCGCGTGACGCGCCGCTGGGTGGACAAACGGATGCCCGCGGGCGGCGCCGGCGAGACGACCACCGGATCGCAGATCGTCGAGCCGTGA